Sequence from the [Clostridium] scindens genome:
GGTGAAATGCTCAGGCCTACGGATCTCCGCCTTCTTCGCCGTGCAGGGCATGATGGATACGACCATTGTCCTGCGGTGTTCCTCTGTATTCATGCGAGCTTCTTCTTTGAGCACCGCTCCGAACATCTGCTGCGGTGAACGGCAGGTAGATATATGCCTGCAAAGATCCGGATACTTATTCTCGCAGAACTTGACCCAGCCTGGGCAGCAGGAGGTAAACAGCGGAAGATTCTCCCCGGATTCCAAACGTTCCAGAAGTTCCTTGGATTCCTCCATAACGGTCAGGTCTGCCCCGAAGTTCGTATCATAGATCTCGTCAAACCCGATACGGCGCAGGGCTGCCGCCAGTTTTCCGATCGTATTCTCTCCCTTTGGTATGCCAAACTTATCTCCCACTGCCACACGGACTGCAGGAGCGATCTGTACTACCACGCGGATATTGGGATCTGCAATGGCTTCCCATACCGGATGGATGTTGTGCTTGATCGTGATCGCGCCGGTAGGACAGACGGCACGGCATTGCCCGCAGCCCACGCAGTCTGTCTGCGCCAGATCCTTATTGAATGCCGGCATGACCTGCATTCTGGAACCTCTGAAGGCAAAGTCCAGGATGCCAAGTCCCTGGATCTCGTCGCAGGTACGCACGCAGTCTCCACATAGAATACATTTATTCGGGTCGCGCACCACGCAGTCGGAACTTTCATCCAACGGCATCCTCGGCCTGTTATTTTCGAATCTTACATAGTTAACGCCCAGCTGCTGCGCCAGTTTCTGCAGGACGCAGGCTCCATTCACCCGACAGGTGGTACAATCCCTGCAATGGGACGCCAGCAGAAGTTCCAGGATCATTTTGCGGTGATGCTGAAGCCTAGGCGTATTGGTATAGATCACCATGCCATCCCTGGGCGTCTCGGAGCAGGAGGCAAATACCTTTCCTCTGTCATCTTCTACCACGCACATTCTGCATGCGCCATACGTAGACAGTTCTGAATGGTAGCAGAACGTAGGCAGATCAATCCCCGACTTGCGGATCACAGAAAGCACGTTCTTCTCATCTTCAAACGCGACTCTCCGATTGTTGATTGTCATATATTTCATGTCTCTTTCCTCCTATGCTTCTATATGGATCGCGCCGAACGCGCAGGCGCTCTCGCAGGCACCGCACTTGATGCATCTTGAATCGTCGATCACAAACGGCTCTTTGATCTTCCCGCTGATGGCGCCGGCCGGGCAGTTCCTTGCGCATTTGGAACAGCCTTTGCACCGCTCCGGGCTGATAACGAATCTTCGAAGGGCCGTACATACGTGGGCCGCGCATTTCTTATCCACCACATGCTCCAGATACTCGTCCCGGAACAGCTTAAGCGTACTCATAACCGGAAGGGCCGCGCTCTTTCCAAGTCCGCACAGCGCCGTATCGGTAATGGTTCTCGCCAGTTCATCCAGCGTATCCAGATCCTTTACTTCCCCATTCCCTTGTACGATCCGTTCCAGAATCTCCAGCATCCGCTTGGTTCCCTCCCGGCATGGTACACATTTTCCACAACTTTCATTCTGAGTAAAGTTCATGAAGAAACGGGCCACTTCTACCATGCAGGTATGATTGTCCATGACAACCAGCCCGCCGGAGCCAATCATGGCGCCCATTTTCTTAAGCGAGTCGAAGTCCAGCTGCACATCCAGGTGCTGGGTGATCAGACAGCCGCCGGAAGGGCCGCCGATCTGTACCGCCTTGAACTCGCCGTCTCCCTTGATACCTCCGCCAATATCATAGATAACCTCCCGAAGTGTCGTCCCCATCGGGACCTCGATAAGTCCGGTGTTCTTCACGCTTCCGGTAAGGGCAAATGCCTTGGTGCCAGGACTGTTCTCAGGCCCCAGCGTCTTGAACCAGTCCGCGCCTCTTGTGATGATCATCGGAACATTGGCAAACGTCTCCACGTTATTGAGTACCGTTGGCTTGCCAAACAATCCCTGCTCTACAGTACGGGGCGGCTTTACTCTTGGCATCCCCCGGTTTCCTTCTATGGACGCCGTAAGCGCGCTTCCCTCTCCACAGACGAACGCGCCTGCCCCACGGTTAATATGAAGCCGGAAAGAAAAGCCCGATCCGAGGATATTTTCTCCCAGAAGCCCTCTTTCTTCCGCCTGCTCGATGGCAAGCCTCAACCGGCTGATAGCCAGCGGATACTCGGCGCGGACATAGATATATCCTTCCTGCGCGCCCACCGCATAGGCCGCAATCATCATGCCTTCTATCATCTTATGAGGATCGCCTTCCATGATGCTTCGATCCATAAATGCGCCCGGATCCCCCTCATCGCCATTGCAGACCACGTACCTGGTCTTTTCCTTCTGCCTGGCTACCTGGCTCCACTTATATCCGGTCTGGAATCCGCCGCCTCCCCGGCCTCTTAGGTTGGAATCCAGCACCTCTTTCACGACCTCTTCCGGCTTCATCTCAAACAGCGCTTTGCTGATTGCTTCGTATCCGCCGTGGGCTATGTATTCTTCAATATGTTCCGCGTCTATGTGGCCACAGTTTTCCAGCACATGTCTGGTCTGCTTCTTATAAAAGGGAATCTCTTCCTGCCTCTGGTACTCAAGCCCGTCTTGCTTATACAGCAGATGCCTGATAATGTCTCCCCGTTTAATAGTCCGCTCATAGATTGCCTCGCAGTCTTCTACGGAAACCTTTGTATACAGGATCCCCATAGGCTCGATCCGCATCAGCGGACCCATTTCGCAGAAGCCATGGCAGCCGCTCTTTTTTACGTCCACCGTGCCATGGGCGATCTCCGCTCCAAATTCTATCTCCACGTCCTGGCTGTCTCCCGCCAGCTCGCACATCTTCTCATAGATCTGTCCTGATCCTCCGGCCAGACAGCCTGTACCCGCGCAAATCAAAATCCTGCATTTGCTTTTTTGGATGGTCTCTTTGGCATTCTCCCTGACCTGTCTCAGATTTTCTACGTTCTCTATCCTCTGCATGTCTACGCTCCTCTCAGTTCACGAATCAATTCGGCTGCCGCGTCCGGCGTCATGGCCGGGTATACTTTGTCATTCACCGTCAGGACCGGCGCCAGCCCGCAGGCTCCCAGACAGGAGACCGTCTCCAAAGTAAACAGCATATCGTCTGTCGTCACCTTTTCCTTGGAAAGCCCCAGCTCGCTGTAAAGACGCTCCAGGATTGGTATGGACTTCCTTACATGGCAGGCCGTCCCGTCACACACCTTGATCACATATTTCCCCTTGGGCTCAAACGAGAAGTTTTCATAGAATGTAGCCACACTGTACGCTTTTGCTTCCGTAATGCCAAGTTTTTTTGCCACATAGCCTAATAATTCCGGCGGCAGATACCGGTATTCGCTCTGGATATCCTGGATGATAGGGATTAAGGATGCCTGATCCAGGCCATGGGAAGCAATAACTTCGTCTGCCTTATCATAATAACTTTGTTCTAACATGTCCTCCTCCTTGTTAGTTAACTTTTTATCAATCTGCCCTTATTATATTGAAACTTTGTACAAAACGCAATAGATTTTTGTTATAGTTTTAACAATATTTGTTAACAATTTATGAACACGAAAAAAAATAGACCGGACTTTCCGGTCTATTTCACAAAAGTGTTGTTATTTCTCTAGTTCCACTCAATTCCTACTCCGGCTTCCACCGCCTTATCATAAATCGTCCTTGCGGCAACCAGATCCTGCGTAGCAACGCCAACCGTCTCAAACACGATGATTTCTTCCTCGTTTTCACGGCCGACCAGGTCTCCTTTGATTACGTTTCCAAGGTCTCCCGTGAAGTCCTCCTCCGTAATTGTTCCCTGCTCCAATGGGATCAGGATATCCCCTGACTCAGACAGTACCGCTTCTTTGGAGTCAAAGTAAATCTTGGATGCGCGGGTCAGGATTGCGGGATCCATCTCCTGCATATGCGGCTGGTATGCGCCGACACAGCTGATGGTAGCCCCTTCTTTTACCTTCGACGCGTCGAATACTGGTTTTGAAGACGGCGTAACCGTAATCAGCAGATCCGCGCCTTCCACGGCTTCATCGGATGTCTTTGCCGCGACAATCTTCGCTCCATAGGAGGCCAGTTCTTCCTGCATCCGATCTGCGAATTCCTTTGTCCTGTCGTAGTTCAGGTCGAATACCCTGACTTCCTTGATATCCCTGGCTGCAAGCATTGCCTCCAGCTGGGTGGCTGCCTGGCCGCCGGTTCCGATGAGCGCGCCGATTCTGGCATCTTTCCTTGCCAGCACATCGAATGCCGCTCCGGAAGCTGCTCCGGTCCGAAGCTGTGTTACATAGGTTCCGTCCAGCACTGCGATCACGATTCCGGTCTTTCCGTCAATCAGTAGTACCTGAGCCGGTGAAGACGGAATCCCGTTGTCTATATTATGTGGAAATATGTTGATGATCTTTAAGGAAGCCGTGTCCATTTCTTCTACATATGCAGGCATGAACAAGAAGCATCCCTCATGCTTTGGCGCCTGGATATTGGTGCGAAGCGGCGCATCGCATTTGCCTTCCACCACCAGCTGGAACGCCTTTTTATCTGCCTCGATGGCATCCTTCATTGTAAATACCTTCTTAATATCTTCTCTGCTAAGCAATAACATGGTTCATTTCCTCCTTCTTATTCAATACAGATAGCGTCATCTGTAAACGTTATCTTTGCGCCTGTCTTAAGTAATGCATAGTCCTCCTTGGATACGGTCCTAAGCGCAATGCTGCGGCCATACATCATCTGGCCGATCAGCGGCCCAAGGGCCAGCACCGGTTCTGCCTCGATACAGACCAAGGCAGCCGGGGCAGTCCCCACTTTCACCATCTCGATGAGCACCCCTGAGCCAGAGCAGGATCCCCTGTCATAAGGCAGGCAGAGCACTTTTCCGGTTACGTTCTCTCCACATAGGTCGTGATGAATATCCAGCACGGCTCCGCTGGCCACATCAACGCCTCCCCAGAAACTTAGCGGCTCCTGGGATACCAGCGCCTCAGCACTTGGATTTCCTTCTAATAATACTTTGAATTCTTTAATCTCCTTCATATCCTACACCTCCTCTGGAACCTTGCCGGTCACAGCTGCTTTCACACAGCCTTTCAAATCTGCCATCGTGATCTTCACGCTATTAATTGCAGGCGCATACTGCGCTGCTTTTCCAGAATTCGTTACAAAATGCTTTCCGGTCCACATTCCGTTGTATTCCATCTCCATTAGGCAGGAATCCCTTACCAGTACTGCGCCGGCAGCCTCCAGCACATCTACATATCCCGCTATTTTTGCAAGTTCGTATATCGGATGGCTGGTCTGGATCCAGAAGTCTGTGCCTTCGCAGACTTTCTTGCCCTCGATCTCCTTTGCAATCTGGCCAATCTCGTCTACGGATAGATGCGGGCAGCCGGTCAGAACCATATCTACCTGTTCTTTATCTCCGGTATTCAGTCGTCTTCTCATCTCGCGCATGCGATCCGGAGTTATCTTGATCGTCTCATAGTCCGTTGTTCCCTGAAATGCCGCCTCAAGCGTCGGCGCCTCCGGCGTAATGCCTACCACATGGAACAGCGACACTGCCCCGCCGGATGCTGCCGCTGCGGAAAAGGACTTCAGGTTATCCTGCGTGGTTCGCTGCGGAAGCCCTTTGATAACCGGCACGCGGTTGATCGCGATCTCCCCGGCCAGATATCCCAGCACGGCATAATCCACATTGTCCTGGAACCAGGCATCATCAAATCCTTCCAATTCAAAGAGCAATTCCCCTTTTCTGTTTTCATCCAGATATCTTCCATATTTTGGTACGCGTCCGGCAACTGCGCAGCAGACGTCCACCAGATCAGGAAGTCTCTCTGTCCTGGCGCCTACCACGGAGTTTACATAGTCGACTGCATTAGATTCCGACCAGGCCACGCTTTCTCCAAACATCGGCACATTAGTGCATTGGTACGGCGCGCAGGTCCAAGTCGGATTGACGCCCAGTTTCATATATGCGTTTTCCAGCCTGTCGCATTTTGCGGCAAATTCCTCTGAGGTTCCAAGGTTCCTCCAGTTTCGGCGGTCTACGGACATTGGGTTGATGGTTGTAGGCACTGCCACCCTGGCACCGTTTTCCACCAGGAACTCCACGAATTCCGTTCCGGCATCCCAGATCGTAGTATATGCCGCTGCGTCGATATGGGCGTTCTTGACTTCTATAAATTCCTCTGCTCCATAGAGTTCTCCCATCTTCACCAGGACTTCCATGGCACACTGGACGCCGCGGCCCATATCGCCTTTTAGCATGCGCTCTTCTTTTTCCGTCAGTTTCATTCTTAATCCCTCCTAGCAGGTATCATTATTACCCTTGTTTTTTCTTTAACGAAATAGTATCATATCTATAGAAATGTTAAAAGCGCATAATTATCATATGGAGGATGACAAAAAGTAATGGATACCAATATTCAAAAATACATGGCCTTTATTAAGACAATCGAATATGGAAGTTTTACCAAAGCTGCGGAAATGCTGAATTATTCCCAGTCTGGAATTAGCCGGATGATTGCTACTTTAGAAAAAGAATGGAACGTATCCTTGCTGGATAGAAGCCACTCGGGCGTACGCCTGACCTCGGATGGAATGATGCTTTATCAGACCGTACAGAGAATCTGCTCAGACTATGAGAATCTCCAGATGCAGATTGATGATTTGAACGGCCTTCATTCCGGCCTGATCCGTATCGGAACCTTTTCCAGCGTAGCTACATTCTGGCTTCCGAATATCATTGACGAATTTCAGAAAGATTATCCAAATATTGATTATGAAGTGAGTCTTGGAAGTTATGTGGAAATACAGGAATGGATATTTGAAGGGAAGATTGACTGCGGCTTTCTCCTGCTGCCTACGCATCCGGATCTGGAAGCCACATTTCTAGAAACAGACCAGCTGTTGCTGGTACTGCCGGAAGGGCATCCTCTGACCAGGTATGAGAAGGTTCCCATTGAGTTGATCAAAGAATATCCTTTCATGCTGTCTAAAGTAGGGGTCGACTCTGAAGTCGTTGAATTATTGCAAGAGTATAATCTGGAGCCGGATGTTCATCTGACTACCTGGGATGACTATGCGATCATGGCTATGGTGGAAAAAGGCCTGGGCATCGGAATTCTGTCCGGGCTAATCCTAAAGCGCTGCCCATTCCGCGTCGTATTAAAAGAATTTGAAGTACCGGCGTACCGCAGGATTGGCGTTGCTTACCGCAGCAAGAAAACCATGTCCCTTGCAACCAAGCACTTTTTACAATATCTGGAATTCAGAAAAGACAACTTGTAATCTAGCAAAAAGCCATCTTGCTGGTTTTAATAATCCAGCAAGATGGCTTCGCCATTATTCCCAGACCGTACCAATATTATTGGTTATGGCCTTATCATATATGCGTTTGGATGTCACCAGATCCTGTGCTCCAATGCCTACCGTTTTGTAAACAATAATCTCTTCGTCGTTTTCCCGGCCTGTCACATTTCCAAGAATCACATCGCCCAAATCCCCGGTAAAATCACTCTCCGTAATTATCCCATCTTTTAATGGAATCAATATATCTCCTGCCTCTGAAAGAACAGCCTCTTTGGAATCGAAATATATTTTAGCGGCTCTGCTAAGCACCTCCGGAGACATCTCCTGCATATTCGGAGCAAAGGAGCCCACGCAGCTTACCGTAGCTCCTGGCTTGACCATTTTGCCATCGAATACCGGCTTTAGCGACGGGGTGACCGTAATGAGCAGATCCGCATCTTTTACCGCCTCATCCGAAGATGCGGCCGGCACTAGTTTTACGTTATAAGATGCCAGTTTCTGGCTCATTGCCTCCACAAACGTTCTACATCGGTTCAAATCCATATCATAGATCCAGACTTCCTCTAATTGTCTTGCCACCAGCATAGCTTCCAATTGTGCAGCCGCCTGTCCTCCAGTCCCTATCATTGCACCTTTATAGCATTCCTTCTTCGCAAGCACGTCAAAAGCAGCACCTGAGGAAGCTCCTGTCCGAAGCTGCGTAACGCACAATCCATCCAGCATTGCTACAAACATCCCTGTATTTGCATCTGCCAGCAATACTTGCGTCGGCAAGGTCGGAATATTCTTGCCAATATTCATTGGAAAGTGATTGATGCATTTTACGCATTCACATTCCAATTCTGGCGCATAAGACGGCATCGTTAAAAACGTACCGCCACACTGGCTTTTAATCGCTGTTCTTAATGGAACTTCTATTTTATTTTGCGAGAACATTGTAAATGCGTCTTTTACAGCTTGGACAGTTTCTTTCATTGTAAACACTGATTCAATATCTTTCCTTGATAATAGCAGCATCATCTATCCTCCTTCTATTTCCCGATGTGGAATCCGTATTTTAAGCGATCTTCGGGGTCTATGAGGAATGTAGCAACACCTACAACATTCGCCGTACCGGTGATTACCGGAAGGACGGCCTCAAACTCGCCTACTTTTGTCTCTCCAACAAGCTCGCCTTTGAATATGCTTCCTATAAAACTTTCATTTATAAGGGATTCGCCAATCTCAAATTCTCCTCGTTTATGAAGTACAGCCATTTTTGCGCTTGTTCCTGTACCGCATGGCGATCTGTCTGCCTGATAATCGCCGAAGATGACGATATTCTTCATATCTGAATGATCTGTTTTTGTAGAATCATAGAATTCGCAAACAATGCTCCCTTCAATATCAGCAGTCGGATGCTTGATCTCAACTTCTCTATTTACTGCTTCCAGCATCTTGACTCCCAAATCAGCATATGTGCTATAATTCGATACATTAATCTCCAGCCCTACCTGCCTGGCATCTACCATCGTAAAGAAATCTCCTCCAAACGCAAGGTCGTACTGATATTCTTTTCCGTCAACCACTGTAGTCAGATTTTCCTTAAATACAAACGCAGGAACATTGTTTAACCGTACCTCCGCTGCACGGCCATTCACAATTTTAACCTTTGCAGTGACAATCCCTGCCCCTGTGTCAAAACGTATGTCCGTATATGGTTCTACTTTTTTCACCAATCCTGTCTCAACCAGATCTGTAGCAGCCGCAATTGTCCCATGACCGCACATATCGATGTATCCGTCTGGCGTCAGAAAGAAAATGCCATAGTCGGCTTCTTCATGCACAGGCTCTGTTAATATTGCGCCAAACATATCCCTATGACCTCGTGGTTCATCCATCAGCGCTGTTCTGATAAAATCATAATGATCCTGAAAATACTTTCTTTTCTCTATCATATCTTTGCCTGACAGATGAGGAATTCCATTGACCGCCAGCCGCAGCGCTTCCCCTTGCGTATGTGAATCAATGCATGTGATCTGATATTCAAAGTGTTCCTTTGCAATAACAGGCTCTAATTGAATTGCCATTTCTAACCCTCCTTAAAACTATGTTCTTTTACATCTTGTGCCACTGGCGCCACGTTCCCATGTCTGCATGGCGCCGCCTTCTTCCGGCGGACGGCACGTATGCGCGTAAATGTTAAGCATTCCCTTTTCTTCTTTCATAGGAGGGCGTTTCCAAACTGAAAGTCTTTGGTTAATCTCTTCTTCAGACAGTTTTAATTCAACCACCCCTTTTTCGATATCTACAAATATCTCGTCCCCGTCTTTTACAATTGCAATCGGTCCTCCCAAATATGCCTCCGGTGAGACGTGGCCAATAATCCCGCCATAATTGAAGCCAGAAAATCGTGCATCTGTAACCAGGCCGATACTCTTATGCAGACCTTTTCCCACCAGAATATCTGTAGTCAGCATGACTTCTTTCATCCCAGGAGCACCCACGCAGCCTTCATAACGAATCACAATGACATCTCCAGGTACCACCTCGTTACGTTCCACTGCCGCACAGGCATCCTGATCGCATTCATATACTTTCGCTTTTCCGGAAAAGACCATCATTTCTTCTGGAACGCCGGTAGGCCGCACAATTGCTCCGTTCGGCGAGAGATTACCATATAATACCTGAAGTCCAGGAATCGTTGAACATGGGTTGTCTAATGAGTGGATTATATCGTTAGGCTCTTCTTCCAGCCTGTCCAGGAATTCTCCCCAGGTGATTCCCGTAAGCATCTTTCCGGAAGTATATAGCCTGCTTTGCAGCATCTTCATTATTGCAGGAACGCCGCCGGCATAATGGCATTCATATACCGTATACGGGCCGCTTGGAATTACATTAAGCAAAAGCGGTATTTCCTTCGCATATTTTGCGAAATCGTCCAATGTTATAGTAACGCCTAGTTCATATGCATAGGTAAGAATATGTAAAATGGCATTTGTAGAGCCTGCAACAGCCGTGTCAAATATGATCGCGTTTAAAAGAGTTTCTTTCGTTATTAATTGCGAAGGCCTGATATCCTTTTTAACCAGTTCTACGATGTATGCGCCCGCTTCGGTAGATTTTCTTAATTTCATATTGTCGTCTGCGGGAATAATGGAAGTTCCCGGCATTACCAGATTCAGTACTTCGCCCAGCATCTGCATCGTACAGGCAGTCCCCATAGTAGGGCATGCGCCAAATGTCGGGCATACGTAGCCTTCCAGCGCAGACAGTTCGTCTTCCGGCGCCCCTGCCCTGACTGCACAGTCTAATGCAGACGCAGTCAGACGGCTTTGGTCTTTATAGCTTCCAGCACGCATTGAGCCGCCGGTGACCACAATCGTTGGGATATCCAGCCGCATCGCGGCAAGATAGGCGCCAGAAATAATCAAATCACATGTTGCAAGAATGATAAGTCCATCAAACTGATGCACATTTGTAACAAATTCAATTGACATGCATACAACATCTCTACCTGCCTGCTCATATTTTAATGTCTCATTTCCATTTGAATATTCGCCGCAGGTAGACGGAATTCCAAATTCAACCGGAATTCCGCCAGCTGCCCAAATTCCTTGTTTCACCTGTTCCGCCAGCTGTCTTAAATGTGCATGTCCCGGAGCAGCCGAGTTGTAAGCATTTGCCACTCCGATATGGGGTTTCTTCTTAATATCCTTATCGCAGTAGCCGCAAGTTTTCAGCATCATCCGCATATGGGTGGCGTTTACGCCATTCCAATAGGGTCTATTCTCATCATACATAAAATTCTTAATCTCCAATCTTTGTTCTACCAATATTAACCTACGTTGGCTTTTGCCACATTCTCCCTGGCAAAAGCCTGTTTGAGCATGGTTATGCCAGTATAAAAAGCAACCAGGATAACCAGCCATTGCAGCACGGATAACGGCAGCGAGGTTACCAGATATACCGCAATCAAAACTCCGACAACGCCTGCGGCAGTAAATGCAAACGCCGCATGATGGTGATACCTGTTAGACGCAAAGTATGGAAATGAGCCATTGCATACTCCCAGTGCTCCTAGTCCCATCATGATCGGGAACGCAACAGCTGGATTCATTCCAAGCATATATACCATGACCATTGTAGGCGCATAGTTTCCAATCCCAACCGTCAACAGCGCGGCTAATATGAATGAGCCAATGCATGCGATCACAAGTTTTATTCCATGAAGCCCGATTGCGTTGCCTCCAAGAGGCATCAAGCCGAATTTGCTCATCATCATCAACGCTCCAGCGCTCAAAAGTCCTACTCCCATTGTAATCCGCAGAGCCTTAACAGGCAATTTTGTGGCGACCTTTCCACCAATCAGCGCGCCTATAATTCCACAGCCATACATGCCGACCAGAGTCAGTATCTCGACTTCAACTTTTGTAAGAAACAAGAGCGCCTCTAGTATAACGGGAATTGCACAGCCGATAACCAGCGTTCCCGGAATCAGATCATCATCTACGGTTTTCGTCAATTTGTAGGTAGCAAGCGTCGGCGCCAGACTGCCAATTCCCAAGACGTCAAAAAAGTTTGCTATAAATCCCACCAGATAATATACTGCATATTGAAACGGCGTAACGCCTTTTTCCCGGTGCTTAATCATGCCATGAACAAGTCCGACCGCCTCGGTGCCGCCATATACTAAAAAAATACCTTTGATAACTGTTACTATCATAGTTTTCTCCTCTCATCCGCTCTATATTTTTGCGTGATAGACTTGTGGCAAAGGCTTGATGATTCCCGGCATGTCAGCTTCTACAATATGCTTTAACGCCTCTTTTACAATCTCTGTCTGCATTTTTGCATTATGCGGCTCTCCTGCATTTGCTCCCATAGGAACCTTCGGGGCTACTGCCCTAGGCGTCCCCTGCTGCCTGCATACCGGAGG
This genomic interval carries:
- a CDS encoding aconitase X; the protein is MKLTEKEERMLKGDMGRGVQCAMEVLVKMGELYGAEEFIEVKNAHIDAAAYTTIWDAGTEFVEFLVENGARVAVPTTINPMSVDRRNWRNLGTSEEFAAKCDRLENAYMKLGVNPTWTCAPYQCTNVPMFGESVAWSESNAVDYVNSVVGARTERLPDLVDVCCAVAGRVPKYGRYLDENRKGELLFELEGFDDAWFQDNVDYAVLGYLAGEIAINRVPVIKGLPQRTTQDNLKSFSAAAASGGAVSLFHVVGITPEAPTLEAAFQGTTDYETIKITPDRMREMRRRLNTGDKEQVDMVLTGCPHLSVDEIGQIAKEIEGKKVCEGTDFWIQTSHPIYELAKIAGYVDVLEAAGAVLVRDSCLMEMEYNGMWTGKHFVTNSGKAAQYAPAINSVKITMADLKGCVKAAVTGKVPEEV
- a CDS encoding proline racemase family protein encodes the protein MAIQLEPVIAKEHFEYQITCIDSHTQGEALRLAVNGIPHLSGKDMIEKRKYFQDHYDFIRTALMDEPRGHRDMFGAILTEPVHEEADYGIFFLTPDGYIDMCGHGTIAAATDLVETGLVKKVEPYTDIRFDTGAGIVTAKVKIVNGRAAEVRLNNVPAFVFKENLTTVVDGKEYQYDLAFGGDFFTMVDARQVGLEINVSNYSTYADLGVKMLEAVNREVEIKHPTADIEGSIVCEFYDSTKTDHSDMKNIVIFGDYQADRSPCGTGTSAKMAVLHKRGEFEIGESLINESFIGSIFKGELVGETKVGEFEAVLPVITGTANVVGVATFLIDPEDRLKYGFHIGK
- a CDS encoding aconitase X swivel domain-containing protein, with translation MKEIKEFKVLLEGNPSAEALVSQEPLSFWGGVDVASGAVLDIHHDLCGENVTGKVLCLPYDRGSCSGSGVLIEMVKVGTAPAALVCIEAEPVLALGPLIGQMMYGRSIALRTVSKEDYALLKTGAKITFTDDAICIE
- a CDS encoding LysR family transcriptional regulator, coding for MDTNIQKYMAFIKTIEYGSFTKAAEMLNYSQSGISRMIATLEKEWNVSLLDRSHSGVRLTSDGMMLYQTVQRICSDYENLQMQIDDLNGLHSGLIRIGTFSSVATFWLPNIIDEFQKDYPNIDYEVSLGSYVEIQEWIFEGKIDCGFLLLPTHPDLEATFLETDQLLLVLPEGHPLTRYEKVPIELIKEYPFMLSKVGVDSEVVELLQEYNLEPDVHLTTWDDYAIMAMVEKGLGIGILSGLILKRCPFRVVLKEFEVPAYRRIGVAYRSKKTMSLATKHFLQYLEFRKDNL
- a CDS encoding complex I 24 kDa subunit family protein, with the translated sequence MLEQSYYDKADEVIASHGLDQASLIPIIQDIQSEYRYLPPELLGYVAKKLGITEAKAYSVATFYENFSFEPKGKYVIKVCDGTACHVRKSIPILERLYSELGLSKEKVTTDDMLFTLETVSCLGACGLAPVLTVNDKVYPAMTPDAAAELIRELRGA
- the nuoF gene encoding NADH-quinone oxidoreductase subunit NuoF, with protein sequence MQRIENVENLRQVRENAKETIQKSKCRILICAGTGCLAGGSGQIYEKMCELAGDSQDVEIEFGAEIAHGTVDVKKSGCHGFCEMGPLMRIEPMGILYTKVSVEDCEAIYERTIKRGDIIRHLLYKQDGLEYQRQEEIPFYKKQTRHVLENCGHIDAEHIEEYIAHGGYEAISKALFEMKPEEVVKEVLDSNLRGRGGGGFQTGYKWSQVARQKEKTRYVVCNGDEGDPGAFMDRSIMEGDPHKMIEGMMIAAYAVGAQEGYIYVRAEYPLAISRLRLAIEQAEERGLLGENILGSGFSFRLHINRGAGAFVCGEGSALTASIEGNRGMPRVKPPRTVEQGLFGKPTVLNNVETFANVPMIITRGADWFKTLGPENSPGTKAFALTGSVKNTGLIEVPMGTTLREVIYDIGGGIKGDGEFKAVQIGGPSGGCLITQHLDVQLDFDSLKKMGAMIGSGGLVVMDNHTCMVEVARFFMNFTQNESCGKCVPCREGTKRMLEILERIVQGNGEVKDLDTLDELARTITDTALCGLGKSAALPVMSTLKLFRDEYLEHVVDKKCAAHVCTALRRFVISPERCKGCSKCARNCPAGAISGKIKEPFVIDDSRCIKCGACESACAFGAIHIEA
- a CDS encoding [FeFe] hydrogenase, group A, with the protein product MKYMTINNRRVAFEDEKNVLSVIRKSGIDLPTFCYHSELSTYGACRMCVVEDDRGKVFASCSETPRDGMVIYTNTPRLQHHRKMILELLLASHCRDCTTCRVNGACVLQKLAQQLGVNYVRFENNRPRMPLDESSDCVVRDPNKCILCGDCVRTCDEIQGLGILDFAFRGSRMQVMPAFNKDLAQTDCVGCGQCRAVCPTGAITIKHNIHPVWEAIADPNIRVVVQIAPAVRVAVGDKFGIPKGENTIGKLAAALRRIGFDEIYDTNFGADLTVMEESKELLERLESGENLPLFTSCCPGWVKFCENKYPDLCRHISTCRSPQQMFGAVLKEEARMNTEEHRRTMVVSIMPCTAKKAEIRRPEHFTDGEQDVDYVLTTTEITRMIKEAGIDLNEMPSEALDMPFGLSSGAGAIFGVTGGVTEAVLRRLVGSSRQEDLENISFTGVRGVDGIKEATVTLGDREVKIAVVNGLRCADEVMRKIQSGELYYDFVEVMACKRGCIIGGGQPVPIGPRTKKARLEGLYKIDTVAQIKLSNQNPIIQTLYGGLLKGKEHKLLHNEK
- a CDS encoding ornithine cyclodeaminase family protein yields the protein MMLLLSRKDIESVFTMKETVQAVKDAFTMFSQNKIEVPLRTAIKSQCGGTFLTMPSYAPELECECVKCINHFPMNIGKNIPTLPTQVLLADANTGMFVAMLDGLCVTQLRTGASSGAAFDVLAKKECYKGAMIGTGGQAAAQLEAMLVARQLEEVWIYDMDLNRCRTFVEAMSQKLASYNVKLVPAASSDEAVKDADLLITVTPSLKPVFDGKMVKPGATVSCVGSFAPNMQEMSPEVLSRAAKIYFDSKEAVLSEAGDILIPLKDGIITESDFTGDLGDVILGNVTGRENDEEIIVYKTVGIGAQDLVTSKRIYDKAITNNIGTVWE
- a CDS encoding ornithine cyclodeaminase family protein, giving the protein MLLLSREDIKKVFTMKDAIEADKKAFQLVVEGKCDAPLRTNIQAPKHEGCFLFMPAYVEEMDTASLKIINIFPHNIDNGIPSSPAQVLLIDGKTGIVIAVLDGTYVTQLRTGAASGAAFDVLARKDARIGALIGTGGQAATQLEAMLAARDIKEVRVFDLNYDRTKEFADRMQEELASYGAKIVAAKTSDEAVEGADLLITVTPSSKPVFDASKVKEGATISCVGAYQPHMQEMDPAILTRASKIYFDSKEAVLSESGDILIPLEQGTITEEDFTGDLGNVIKGDLVGRENEEEIIVFETVGVATQDLVAARTIYDKAVEAGVGIEWN